The following are encoded in a window of Rhizobium sp. 11515TR genomic DNA:
- a CDS encoding SDR family NAD(P)-dependent oxidoreductase yields MSVNLKDKIALVTGASRGIGYFTALELAKAGAHVIACARTVGGLEELDDAIKAAGGSATLVPFDLADMNAIDALGASIYERWGKLDILVANAGVLGVISPIGHVEAKVFEKVMTINVTATWRLIRSVEPLLMRSDAGRAAILSSAAAHRCRPFWGPYSASKAAVEALARTWAGETQSTPLRITSVDPGATRTAMRAQAMPGEDPDTLPHPREVAQAILPLVGPDVTETGKLFVVRENRLVDYRMPE; encoded by the coding sequence ATGAGCGTCAATCTCAAGGACAAGATCGCCCTCGTCACCGGCGCATCGCGAGGTATCGGCTATTTCACGGCACTGGAACTGGCCAAGGCCGGCGCACATGTGATCGCCTGCGCCCGCACCGTCGGCGGGCTTGAGGAGCTTGACGATGCCATCAAGGCTGCCGGCGGCTCGGCGACGCTTGTGCCCTTCGATCTTGCCGACATGAATGCCATCGATGCGCTCGGCGCCTCCATCTATGAGCGCTGGGGCAAACTCGATATTCTCGTTGCCAATGCCGGCGTTCTCGGCGTGATCTCGCCGATCGGCCATGTCGAGGCCAAGGTGTTCGAAAAGGTGATGACGATCAATGTCACCGCCACTTGGCGGCTGATCCGTTCGGTGGAACCGCTGCTGATGCGCTCCGATGCCGGCCGCGCCGCCATCCTCTCCTCGGCCGCCGCCCATCGCTGCCGGCCCTTCTGGGGTCCCTATTCCGCCTCTAAAGCTGCCGTCGAGGCGCTAGCGCGGACCTGGGCCGGGGAAACGCAGAGCACGCCGCTGCGCATCACCAGCGTCGATCCAGGCGCTACCCGCACTGCCATGCGTGCTCAGGCCATGCCCGGCGAAGACCCGGATACGCTGCCGCATCCGCGAGAGGTCGCCCAGGCGATCCTGCCTCTGGTCGGCCCCGACGTCACCGAAACCGGCAAGCTTTTCGTCGTGCGCGAAAACAGGCTCGTCGACTATCGGATGCCGGAATAA
- a CDS encoding GFA family protein codes for MTMVAGHSGGCQCGAVRYRTASALGYPHLCHCRMCQKASGNYALPLGSAKRVDFELTRGEPSWFHSSDLVRRGFCGTCGTPLFYDVPGTDSINVTLGSLDEPALVQPVAQSNRAGKMPWFHALDALPMEPDEDSSDRAISIRLSNHQHPDYDTSSWPEEKSHE; via the coding sequence ATGACAATGGTTGCAGGACATAGCGGCGGATGCCAATGTGGCGCGGTTCGTTATCGCACAGCCAGTGCGCTCGGCTATCCGCACCTTTGTCATTGCCGCATGTGCCAGAAAGCATCCGGCAATTACGCCCTGCCATTGGGCAGCGCCAAGCGTGTCGATTTCGAGCTGACGCGTGGCGAGCCCTCCTGGTTTCATTCGTCCGATCTCGTGCGCCGCGGCTTTTGCGGCACCTGCGGTACACCATTGTTTTACGACGTACCCGGCACGGATTCCATCAATGTGACACTTGGTTCGTTGGATGAGCCTGCGCTGGTCCAACCCGTCGCACAATCGAACCGCGCAGGAAAAATGCCTTGGTTCCATGCACTCGATGCGCTGCCGATGGAACCGGATGAGGACAGCTCAGACCGTGCGATATCGATCAGGCTCTCCAATCATCAACATCCCGATTACGATACCTCAAGCTGGCCAGAGGAGAAGAGCCATGAGTGA
- a CDS encoding GFA family protein, which translates to MTVSTYTGGCQCGAVRFRVRGGLKDASICHCRMCQKAFGAYYAPLVSTRGAELVWARGERKVFQSSNYVKRGFCGDCGTPLTYEAPDGIAVAAGAFDDPSQLPPLVQYGTEAKIGFVDRLHLLPGHSTEEDAAQAPFVLNIVSNQHPDHDTAAWPPESGK; encoded by the coding sequence ATGACCGTCTCGACCTACACTGGCGGCTGTCAGTGCGGCGCGGTTCGCTTCCGGGTGCGGGGGGGGCTGAAGGATGCCTCCATCTGTCATTGCCGCATGTGTCAGAAGGCATTCGGTGCCTATTATGCGCCCCTAGTCTCGACGCGTGGTGCTGAACTCGTATGGGCGCGTGGCGAGCGGAAGGTGTTTCAATCATCCAACTATGTGAAGCGCGGCTTCTGCGGGGATTGCGGCACGCCGCTGACCTACGAGGCGCCCGATGGCATTGCAGTCGCGGCTGGTGCCTTTGACGATCCCTCGCAACTGCCGCCCCTTGTGCAGTATGGTACGGAAGCCAAGATCGGCTTCGTCGATCGGCTGCATCTGCTGCCCGGACACTCGACGGAGGAAGACGCTGCGCAAGCGCCCTTCGTGCTGAACATCGTGTCCAACCAGCATCCTGACCACGATACGGCAGCATGGCCACCGGAGAGCGGCAAATGA
- the cysS gene encoding cysteine--tRNA ligase yields the protein MAAEPQLKFYNTLTREKADFQPIDRDNVRMYVCGPTVYDFAHIGNARPAIVFDVLFRLLRHVYGESRVTYVRNITDVDDKINLRALRDHPGLPLNEAIRLVTEKTERQYREDTTALGCLEPSVQPRATDNIAQMIAIIETLIAKGHAYQAAGEVLFDTKSMVDYGQLSKRNLDEQQAGARVAVDEHKKSPGDFVLWKLSDENEPGWESPWGRGRPGWHIECSAMSGRYLGDVFDIHGGGLDLIFPHHENEIAQSRCAHGTHAMANVWMHNGFVQVEGRKMSKSEGNFVTIHELLQTDKLGGRTWPGEVLRLAMLMTHYREPIDFSVKRLEEAERLIAKWPAADIGNAVPDQTVLAALGDDLNTVVAIQALHALAQAANADASLLPVFAASADLLGLLPKKAEVDEAVVAEVDAKVRQRLELLKAKNFAEADKLREELTARGVQLKDGKDAATGERITTWEIKR from the coding sequence ATGGCCGCCGAGCCGCAATTAAAGTTCTACAACACGCTGACGCGCGAAAAGGCCGATTTTCAGCCGATCGATCGCGACAATGTCCGCATGTATGTCTGCGGCCCGACGGTCTATGACTTCGCCCATATCGGCAACGCCCGCCCGGCGATCGTTTTCGACGTGCTGTTCCGGCTGCTGCGGCATGTCTACGGTGAGAGCCGTGTCACCTATGTCCGCAACATCACCGACGTCGACGACAAGATCAACTTGCGCGCGTTGCGCGATCATCCCGGCTTGCCACTGAACGAGGCGATCCGCCTGGTGACGGAGAAGACCGAGCGGCAGTATCGCGAGGATACGACGGCGCTCGGCTGCCTGGAGCCGTCGGTACAGCCGCGGGCGACCGATAATATCGCGCAGATGATCGCGATCATCGAGACGCTGATCGCCAAGGGCCATGCCTACCAGGCTGCTGGCGAGGTGCTGTTCGATACCAAGTCGATGGTTGATTATGGCCAGCTTTCGAAGCGCAATCTCGATGAGCAGCAGGCAGGCGCTCGCGTCGCCGTCGACGAGCACAAGAAGAGCCCTGGCGATTTCGTTCTGTGGAAACTTTCGGACGAGAACGAACCCGGCTGGGAAAGCCCCTGGGGCCGCGGTCGTCCGGGCTGGCATATCGAATGCTCGGCCATGAGCGGACGCTATCTCGGCGATGTCTTCGACATTCACGGCGGCGGCCTGGACCTGATCTTCCCGCACCATGAAAACGAAATTGCCCAATCGCGCTGCGCGCATGGTACGCATGCCATGGCGAATGTCTGGATGCATAACGGCTTCGTGCAGGTCGAAGGCCGCAAGATGTCGAAGTCGGAAGGCAATTTCGTCACTATCCACGAGCTGCTGCAGACGGACAAGCTCGGCGGGCGGACCTGGCCGGGCGAGGTGCTGAGGCTTGCCATGCTGATGACGCATTATCGCGAGCCGATCGACTTTTCCGTCAAGCGGCTCGAAGAAGCCGAACGGCTGATCGCCAAATGGCCGGCAGCGGATATCGGCAACGCCGTGCCGGATCAGACGGTCCTGGCCGCTCTCGGCGATGATCTGAACACCGTTGTGGCCATCCAGGCGCTGCATGCCCTGGCACAGGCCGCCAATGCCGATGCCAGCCTCCTGCCCGTCTTCGCGGCCAGCGCCGATCTTCTCGGTCTGCTGCCGAAGAAGGCGGAGGTGGACGAAGCTGTGGTCGCGGAAGTCGATGCCAAGGTGCGCCAGCGTCTGGAATTGCTGAAGGCAAAGAACTTCGCCGAAGCCGACAAGCTTCGCGAGGAACTGACGGCAAGAGGTGTTCAGCTCAAGGACGGCAAGGACGCGGCGACGGGCGAGCGCATTACGACTTGGGAGATCAAGCGGTGA
- a CDS encoding GFA family protein, which produces MSEATRSGGCQCGAVRFRIRGELGRPSICHCRMCQKQFGNFFSALVTAPEDGVEWTRGEPTYFQSSVNIDRGFCKNCGTPLTYRHPGGLEIAIGAFDERDDLTPQIQVNHAYRLPWVETIFEKPVYQDPDFYSRQEHIISFQHPDHDTDVWPAEGLKI; this is translated from the coding sequence ATGAGTGAAGCTACCAGAAGCGGAGGATGCCAATGCGGTGCTGTGCGGTTTCGCATTCGCGGTGAGCTCGGCCGCCCCTCGATCTGCCATTGCCGCATGTGCCAGAAGCAGTTTGGCAATTTCTTCTCCGCGCTCGTTACAGCCCCTGAGGACGGCGTGGAATGGACGCGCGGCGAGCCGACCTATTTCCAGTCCTCCGTCAATATCGACCGCGGCTTCTGCAAGAACTGCGGCACGCCGCTGACCTACCGTCATCCCGGCGGCCTCGAAATCGCCATCGGCGCCTTCGACGAGCGCGACGATCTCACGCCGCAGATCCAGGTCAACCACGCCTATCGCTTGCCCTGGGTGGAGACGATCTTCGAAAAGCCCGTCTATCAGGATCCGGATTTCTATTCGCGGCAGGAGCACATCATTTCCTTCCAGCATCCCGACCACGATACCGATGTCTGGCCGGCGGAGGGGCTAAAAATATGA
- the cimA gene encoding citramalate synthase produces the protein MTREKIYLFDTTLRDGQQTPGIDFSVEDKIAIATMLDEFGLDYVEGGYPGANPTDTAFFNEKRTTSASFVAFGMTKRAGISASNDPGLASLLQAKSDAICFVAKSWDYHVKVALGCTNEENLESIAESVKAAVNAGKEALVDCEHFFDGYKANPTYALACAKTAYDAGARWVVLCDTNGGTQPPEVRAIVEAVIACGVPGHCLGIHAHNDTGQAVANSLAAVEAGVRQIQGTLNGIGERCGNANLITLIPTLALKRAYSERFETTIDAERLVGLTGLSHAFDELLNRSPDHQAPYVGASAFATKAGIHASALLKDPRTYEHVPPESVGNFRKVMVSDQGGKSNFINALKRRGIEVGKDDPKLDQLIQIVKEREATGYAYEGADASFELLARRTLGTIPEFFAIDGFRVMVERRFDSHGRVKIVSEAVVKIIIDGETIMSVAEGDGPVNALDLALRKNFGKYQHEIDDLELADFKVRILNGGTEAITRVLIESTDSDGVRWWTVGVSENIIDASFQALMDSVIYKLMKNRHMAGKIAAE, from the coding sequence ATGACACGCGAAAAAATCTATCTCTTCGACACGACGCTCCGCGATGGCCAGCAGACGCCCGGCATCGATTTTTCTGTCGAGGACAAGATTGCCATCGCCACCATGCTGGATGAGTTCGGCCTGGATTACGTTGAAGGCGGCTATCCCGGCGCCAACCCGACCGATACCGCTTTCTTCAATGAGAAGCGCACGACATCGGCATCCTTCGTCGCCTTCGGCATGACGAAGCGCGCCGGCATCTCCGCCTCCAACGATCCCGGCCTTGCGAGCTTACTGCAGGCGAAATCCGATGCGATCTGTTTCGTCGCCAAGAGCTGGGACTATCACGTCAAGGTGGCGCTCGGCTGTACCAACGAGGAGAACCTCGAAAGCATCGCAGAAAGCGTCAAGGCAGCCGTCAATGCCGGCAAGGAGGCTCTCGTCGATTGCGAGCATTTCTTCGACGGTTACAAGGCCAATCCGACCTACGCGCTTGCCTGCGCCAAGACGGCCTATGATGCCGGAGCTCGCTGGGTCGTACTCTGCGACACCAATGGCGGCACGCAGCCGCCGGAGGTGCGCGCCATCGTCGAAGCCGTCATCGCCTGCGGCGTTCCCGGGCACTGTCTTGGCATCCATGCCCATAACGACACCGGCCAGGCGGTTGCCAATTCGCTTGCTGCGGTCGAGGCCGGCGTGCGGCAGATCCAGGGCACGCTGAACGGCATCGGCGAGCGCTGTGGCAACGCCAACTTGATCACGTTGATCCCGACCCTGGCGCTGAAAAGAGCCTATAGCGAACGCTTCGAAACGACGATCGACGCCGAGCGCCTGGTGGGCTTGACCGGCCTTTCGCATGCCTTCGACGAGCTTCTGAACCGCTCTCCGGACCATCAGGCTCCCTATGTCGGCGCCTCTGCCTTCGCCACCAAGGCCGGTATCCACGCCTCGGCGCTGCTGAAAGACCCGCGCACCTACGAGCATGTGCCGCCGGAAAGCGTCGGCAATTTCCGCAAGGTAATGGTCTCCGACCAAGGGGGCAAGTCGAACTTCATCAATGCGCTAAAGCGGCGCGGCATCGAGGTCGGCAAGGACGACCCCAAGCTCGACCAGCTGATCCAGATCGTCAAGGAGCGTGAAGCGACAGGCTATGCTTACGAAGGCGCGGACGCGAGCTTCGAGCTTCTGGCGCGGCGCACGCTCGGCACCATCCCGGAGTTCTTCGCGATCGACGGTTTCCGCGTCATGGTCGAGCGCCGCTTCGATTCCCACGGCCGGGTGAAAATCGTCTCGGAAGCGGTGGTCAAGATCATCATCGATGGCGAGACCATCATGTCGGTTGCCGAGGGCGACGGCCCGGTCAACGCACTCGACCTGGCGCTGCGCAAGAATTTCGGCAAATACCAGCACGAGATCGACGATCTGGAACTCGCCGACTTCAAGGTGCGTATCCTCAATGGCGGCACGGAGGCCATCACCCGAGTCCTGATCGAATCCACGGATAGCGACGGTGTACGCTGGTGGACGGTCGGCGTGTCCGAGAACATCATCGACGCATCGTTCCAGGCGCTGATGGATTCCGTCATCTACAAGCTGATGAAAAACCGCCATATGGCAGGCAAGATCGCAGCGGAGTGA
- the rarD gene encoding EamA family transporter RarD, which yields MATDAVKPEIKNNDAIRGFGFAMTAYLFWGILPLYMKALAHIPAFEVIAHRIVWSVPVAGIVLLALGRLGDVKAAFRNPRTIAMASLTAALVTINWGTYVWAIGAGHSLDAALGYFINPLFSIALGAIVLKERLAPIQIVAICLAAIAVIILTVKAGTLPWVALSLTFSWGFYAFFRKTLPVGANQGFFIEVLLLCIPAALYILYLEARGEGHFYQTGISDTALLLGCGLVTALPLMIFANGAKLLRMSTIGIMQYIVPTMVFLFAVFLFKEPFGTTQLVAFSLIWAGLALYSWSMLRQSRER from the coding sequence ATGGCCACCGACGCGGTCAAACCTGAAATCAAGAACAATGACGCTATCCGCGGCTTCGGCTTCGCGATGACGGCCTATCTCTTCTGGGGCATTCTGCCACTCTATATGAAGGCGCTGGCGCATATCCCGGCTTTCGAGGTCATTGCCCATCGCATCGTCTGGTCAGTCCCGGTTGCCGGCATCGTGCTGCTGGCGCTGGGGCGGCTGGGAGACGTGAAGGCGGCGTTTCGTAATCCGCGCACGATCGCCATGGCATCGCTAACGGCAGCGCTCGTCACCATCAACTGGGGAACCTATGTCTGGGCGATCGGCGCCGGCCATTCGCTCGATGCCGCGCTTGGTTACTTCATCAATCCGCTATTCAGCATTGCGCTCGGTGCCATCGTGCTCAAAGAAAGGTTGGCGCCGATACAGATCGTCGCCATCTGCCTTGCAGCCATTGCCGTCATCATTCTGACGGTGAAAGCCGGCACCCTGCCGTGGGTCGCGTTGTCGCTGACCTTTTCCTGGGGGTTTTATGCCTTTTTCCGCAAGACGCTGCCTGTGGGAGCCAATCAGGGCTTTTTCATCGAGGTGCTGCTGCTCTGCATCCCGGCAGCGCTTTACATCCTCTATCTGGAAGCGCGCGGTGAAGGCCACTTTTACCAGACCGGCATTTCGGATACGGCGCTTCTGCTCGGCTGCGGGCTCGTGACGGCGCTGCCGCTGATGATCTTCGCCAATGGCGCGAAGCTTCTGAGGATGTCGACCATCGGCATCATGCAGTATATCGTACCGACCATGGTCTTCCTGTTTGCCGTCTTCCTATTCAAGGAACCCTTCGGCACGACGCAACTCGTTGCATTTTCGCTGATCTGGGCCGGTCTTGCGCTCTACAGCTGGTCGATGCTGCGTCAGAGCAGAGAGCGCTAG
- a CDS encoding endonuclease domain-containing protein encodes MPHTPVPPKIRSNARRMRKVMTDAELRLWNELRAHRLMGLGFRRQLPIAGYIVDFACPAEKLIVEVDGSQHGNDHDQTYDKVRTRRLEAGGWTVLRFWNDDVLKDIDNVCMHILIVAGKDRP; translated from the coding sequence TTGCCGCATACTCCAGTCCCGCCGAAGATCCGCAGTAACGCCCGCCGCATGCGCAAGGTCATGACGGACGCGGAACTTCGGCTCTGGAATGAATTGCGCGCGCACCGCCTCATGGGTCTCGGCTTTCGCCGCCAACTGCCCATCGCCGGTTATATCGTCGATTTCGCCTGCCCTGCTGAAAAACTCATCGTCGAAGTCGATGGCTCCCAGCATGGCAATGACCACGATCAAACCTATGACAAGGTTCGCACCCGCCGTCTCGAAGCCGGCGGCTGGACTGTCCTGCGCTTCTGGAATGACGATGTTCTGAAGGATATCGATAACGTCTGCATGCATATTCTCATCGTAGCCGGAAAGGATAGGCCATGA
- a CDS encoding LOG family protein, with protein MTDDSAPIRTICVYCGSRPGRDPSHMAAGRELGKSIAENGLRLIYGGGTKGIMGAVASGVLSHGGQVTGIIPEFLVDMEATRHSLGQLDELIITPDMHARKHGMFERADAFVALPGGIGTLEEIVEIMTWGQLGRHEKPMVFANINGFWDPMMELIRHMTEEGFVHTAHRVQPLVIDKIADIIPAIRKHAAETHGDRGGEEAVISKL; from the coding sequence ATGACCGACGATTCCGCGCCAATTCGAACCATTTGCGTCTATTGTGGCTCGCGGCCGGGGCGCGATCCCTCCCACATGGCTGCCGGCCGCGAACTGGGCAAAAGCATTGCCGAAAACGGCCTGCGCTTGATCTATGGCGGCGGAACGAAGGGCATCATGGGCGCTGTCGCGAGCGGCGTGCTATCGCACGGCGGTCAGGTCACCGGCATCATTCCGGAATTTCTGGTCGATATGGAAGCGACGCGCCATTCGCTCGGTCAACTCGACGAACTCATCATAACGCCTGACATGCATGCGCGCAAACACGGCATGTTCGAGCGCGCCGACGCTTTCGTTGCGCTGCCCGGCGGCATCGGCACGTTGGAAGAGATCGTCGAGATCATGACCTGGGGTCAGCTCGGCCGGCACGAAAAGCCGATGGTCTTCGCCAATATCAATGGTTTCTGGGACCCGATGATGGAGCTTATCCGCCATATGACGGAAGAGGGCTTCGTCCATACCGCCCATCGCGTCCAGCCTCTCGTCATCGACAAGATCGCCGATATTATTCCGGCCATCCGCAAACACGCCGCCGAGACGCATGGCGACCGAGGCGGCGAAGAGGCGGTTATCTCGAAGCTTTGA
- a CDS encoding LysM peptidoglycan-binding domain-containing protein: MMKNRAGWLALLVLAVATLLMVFFVMPRINGDKTPIGNAVNQAGDAVKNTIDQNAQKAGATAESATKATQNTASTAVNTADLAKKLTDLTGAATASLADLKALFKDGNAPAQDAFTAAKTKAITALQSIVGFALPEGIDATTTGIVKKAQDGAGKALAIIQSLPDNAGEASAAVDKAFAALTGQQAPETNAAANPRVPSFDVLRVEPDGSTVIAGSAEPNAKLEIVDGEKVVTTTNVGPSGDFAAVLDNPLPPGDHELVLRATGKDGKAVNSEEVATVSVPKDNSSQVLAMVSKPGAASRIITAPSAKQGRVAAGEQDTSAADAQAKATDKPAATADAKPQQNGTAIASANPAAGAATPPAAKADQDVMVNAVEIENNHIFVAGTTKPNAKVRAYADEKLIGENVAGADGHFVVDGPMPLAVGDHKIRVDVLDGAGKVVVRTSVNFTRPEGNQVTVAAQTPAANGQAQATTANMVPLDEGELAKLKEGAGKAFALLKGLFTDGKQPNTEQLAAARSGTEIALKSLSEFRPTINASAALKKAAADASSTASRALATLLALPKDPKSVGAALPGLEQMIAVITEPVQTAPAQPNTEVSSNDSGPKTIEQAPLSQDTNAVIIRRGDTLWQISRRIYGAGVRYTTIYLANEDQINNPDRILPGQVFGLPKDALPNAEELHRKRLSGEHL, from the coding sequence ATGATGAAGAACCGTGCCGGTTGGCTGGCTCTGTTGGTGTTGGCAGTGGCGACCCTGTTGATGGTCTTTTTCGTGATGCCACGCATCAACGGCGACAAGACCCCGATCGGCAATGCGGTCAATCAAGCCGGCGATGCGGTGAAGAATACGATCGACCAAAACGCGCAGAAGGCCGGCGCGACCGCCGAGAGCGCGACGAAGGCCACGCAGAATACCGCATCGACCGCCGTCAACACCGCAGACCTTGCGAAGAAGCTAACTGACCTGACCGGCGCGGCAACCGCTTCGCTGGCCGATTTGAAGGCGCTCTTCAAGGACGGCAATGCACCGGCCCAGGATGCCTTCACGGCTGCGAAGACAAAAGCGATTACCGCGCTGCAATCGATCGTCGGCTTCGCGCTTCCCGAAGGGATCGACGCAACGACGACGGGAATTGTTAAGAAAGCGCAGGACGGTGCAGGCAAGGCTCTCGCCATCATCCAATCTCTCCCTGACAACGCCGGCGAAGCGAGTGCGGCGGTCGACAAGGCCTTCGCAGCGCTGACAGGCCAACAGGCGCCCGAGACCAACGCGGCTGCCAATCCTCGCGTACCGTCATTCGACGTGTTGCGCGTCGAGCCGGACGGCTCGACGGTTATTGCTGGCTCGGCCGAACCAAATGCCAAGTTGGAGATCGTCGACGGCGAAAAAGTCGTCACGACGACCAATGTCGGCCCGAGCGGCGACTTCGCCGCCGTACTCGACAATCCGCTGCCGCCTGGAGACCACGAACTGGTGCTGCGCGCCACCGGCAAGGACGGCAAGGCCGTCAATTCCGAGGAAGTCGCCACCGTCTCCGTGCCGAAGGACAACTCCTCCCAGGTCCTCGCGATGGTGTCGAAGCCAGGCGCTGCAAGCCGCATCATCACCGCGCCTTCCGCCAAGCAGGGCCGCGTGGCCGCGGGCGAACAGGACACGTCAGCAGCCGACGCCCAGGCCAAAGCGACGGATAAGCCGGCGGCAACGGCAGATGCCAAACCGCAACAGAATGGTACGGCAATCGCATCCGCCAATCCTGCGGCAGGCGCGGCAACGCCACCGGCAGCAAAGGCGGATCAAGACGTCATGGTCAATGCGGTGGAGATCGAAAACAACCATATCTTCGTTGCCGGCACCACAAAGCCGAACGCCAAGGTCCGCGCCTATGCCGACGAGAAGCTCATCGGTGAGAACGTCGCGGGTGCGGACGGTCACTTCGTGGTAGACGGACCCATGCCGCTTGCCGTCGGCGATCACAAGATCCGCGTCGACGTGCTCGACGGAGCCGGCAAGGTCGTGGTGCGGACCAGCGTCAACTTCACGCGTCCCGAGGGCAATCAGGTGACGGTCGCGGCGCAGACCCCCGCCGCCAATGGTCAGGCACAGGCGACCACAGCAAACATGGTACCGCTCGACGAGGGCGAGCTTGCCAAGCTCAAGGAAGGCGCTGGAAAGGCTTTTGCGCTGCTCAAGGGCCTCTTTACCGACGGCAAGCAGCCGAATACGGAACAGCTCGCAGCCGCCCGCTCAGGCACGGAAATCGCGCTCAAGTCACTGTCGGAATTCCGGCCGACCATCAACGCCAGTGCTGCGCTGAAGAAAGCTGCGGCCGACGCTTCCAGCACGGCCTCCAGGGCGCTTGCCACCTTGCTTGCTTTGCCGAAAGATCCGAAATCGGTCGGCGCGGCGCTGCCTGGGCTCGAACAGATGATCGCTGTTATTACGGAGCCTGTTCAGACGGCACCGGCCCAGCCGAACACAGAGGTCTCATCCAACGACAGCGGCCCGAAGACGATCGAGCAGGCACCGCTGTCGCAGGACACCAATGCCGTCATCATACGTCGCGGCGATACGCTGTGGCAGATCTCGCGCCGCATCTACGGTGCGGGTGTACGCTATACAACCATCTATCTGGCCAACGAGGACCAGATCAACAATCCGGACCGGATCCTGCCGGGACAGGTCTTCGGCCTGCCAAAGGACGCATTGCCGAATGCCGAGGAGCTTCATCGCAAGCGGCTTTCGGGTGAGCATCTCTAG
- the pip gene encoding prolyl aminopeptidase, with product MTEVLRTFYPEIEPYASGHLDVGDGHVIYWERVGTPGAKPAVFLHGGPGGGISPSHRRVFDPTLYDVTLFDQRGCGRSTPHAGLEANTTWHLVEDIERLRKMAGVEKWLVFGGSWGSTLALAYSETHPERVSELVVRGIYTLTRAELDWYYQFGVSEMFPDKWERFIAPIPPEERHEMMAAYHRLLTHPDKAARLEAAKAWSIWEGETITLLPEPAVSAQFEDAEYAHAFARIENHFFVNAGWLEEGQLLRDAYKLKDVPGVIVHGRYDMPCPARYAWALHKAWPKAEFHLIEGAGHASSEPGILDQLIRATDKFAGKI from the coding sequence ATGACCGAAGTCCTGCGCACATTTTATCCGGAAATCGAACCCTATGCCTCCGGTCACCTCGATGTCGGCGACGGTCATGTGATCTATTGGGAACGCGTGGGAACGCCCGGCGCCAAGCCCGCCGTCTTCCTTCATGGCGGCCCGGGCGGCGGCATCTCGCCGAGCCACCGCCGCGTATTCGATCCCACGCTTTACGACGTGACCCTGTTCGACCAGCGCGGCTGCGGGCGCTCGACGCCGCATGCCGGCCTGGAAGCCAACACCACCTGGCATCTGGTCGAAGATATCGAACGACTGCGCAAAATGGCCGGTGTGGAAAAGTGGCTGGTTTTCGGCGGCTCCTGGGGCTCGACACTGGCGCTCGCCTACTCCGAAACGCATCCGGAGCGGGTTTCCGAGCTGGTCGTGCGCGGCATCTATACGCTGACGAGAGCCGAACTCGACTGGTATTATCAGTTCGGCGTCTCCGAGATGTTCCCCGATAAATGGGAGCGCTTCATTGCGCCTATCCCGCCGGAAGAGCGGCATGAGATGATGGCCGCCTACCATCGGCTGCTGACGCATCCAGACAAGGCTGCCCGCCTGGAAGCCGCCAAGGCATGGTCGATCTGGGAAGGCGAGACGATCACGCTTCTGCCGGAGCCCGCCGTCAGCGCCCAGTTCGAGGATGCGGAATATGCGCATGCCTTTGCCCGTATCGAGAACCATTTCTTCGTCAATGCCGGCTGGCTCGAGGAAGGGCAGCTGCTGCGCGATGCCTACAAGCTGAAAGACGTTCCCGGCGTCATCGTCCATGGACGCTACGACATGCCCTGCCCGGCGAGATATGCCTGGGCGCTGCACAAAGCATGGCCGAAGGCGGAATTTCACCTGATCGAAGGCGCGGGCCATGCCTCGTCCGAGCCTGGCATTCTCGATCAGCTGATCCGCGCGACGGATAAGTTTGCAGGGAAGATCTGA